Proteins co-encoded in one Pararge aegeria chromosome 19, ilParAegt1.1, whole genome shotgun sequence genomic window:
- the LOC120632110 gene encoding H/ACA ribonucleoprotein complex subunit 3: MYLRYYLNENGDRQYTLSTIDPNGKPTLSAHPARFSPEDKYSRQRITIKKRFGLLLTQQSEPIH; encoded by the exons ATGTATTTGAGGTATTATTTGAATGAGAACGGCGACAGACAATACACATTATCG ACAATAGATCCGAATGGAAAACCTACTCTATCAGCTCATCCAG CACGCTTCTCCCCTGAAGATAAATATTCTAGGCAACGGATAACAATCAAGAAAAGATTTGGTCTTCTCCTTACCCAGCAGTCTGAACCTATCCATTAA